A genomic region of Vicia villosa cultivar HV-30 ecotype Madison, WI unplaced genomic scaffold, Vvil1.0 ctg.001374F_1_1, whole genome shotgun sequence contains the following coding sequences:
- the LOC131634881 gene encoding uncharacterized protein LOC131634881, with protein sequence MANAKQWDIEVVRDLFDAEDMEKILKVPLLEEVKKDRLIWKEEQDGIYSVITGYKLWYQAVRRSKEMGGSEDWGSIWNIKAPPRDIKSLILAICSKEEKEVSGRFAVMIDVIWKNKNDYVWHNEKEEATILGVRATHIWNDWFQAQEDSTNNVRSHHALVWSAPSVGWLKCNVDAAFNNNNGTTNRGWCVRNHLGNFIYAGTSWDP encoded by the exons ATGGCCAATGCGAAGCAATGGGATATAGAAGTTGTTAGAGATCTTTTTGATGCGGAGGACATGGAAAAAATTCTCAAAGTTCCGTTGTTGGAAGAAGTTAAGAAGGACAGATTGATTTGGAAGGAAGAGCAGGATGGTATCTATAGTGTGATAACTGGCTACAAACTTTGGTATCAAGCTGTTAGAAGAAGTAAGGAGATGGGAGGGTCGGAGGATTGGGGCAGTATTTGGAATATCAAGGCACCACCGAGA GACATTAAGTCTCTTATTCTTGCTATCTGCTCGAAGGAAGAAAAAGAAGTATCAGGCAGATTTGCGGTTATGATAGATGTTATTTGGAAGAACAAGAATGACTATGTCTGGcataatgagaaagaagaagcgACAATTTTGGGAGTAAGAGCGACTCATATATGGAATGACTGGTTTCAAGCTCAAGAAGATTCAACAAACAACGTTCGGTCTCATCATGCTTTAGTTTGGAGTGCTCCTTCTGTGGGTTGGCTTAAATGTAATGTGGATGCGGCTTTTAATAACAATAACGGCACTACTAACAGGGGGTGGTGTGTGCGTAACCACCTTGGCAATTTTATCTATGCAGGTACTTCATGGGATCCATGA
- the LOC131634871 gene encoding UDP-glycosyltransferase 71K2-like, translating into MQRKSYTTQKAQTKMALNEMNKKSELIFIPTPGIGHLASSLEFAKLLINTNNNLSITILCIKFPGFPFADSYIKTALASQPQIQLIDLPDVELPPQELLNSPEFFILTLMESLVPHVKATIQTILSDKVVGLVLDFFCVSMIDVGNELGIPSYIFLTSNVGFLSLMLSLQNRRIEDIFDDSDLDRQFSIHGFSIPVPFKALPDAVFNKDGGYVAYYKLAERFRDTKGIIVNTFSDLEQYSIDALSSHDEKIPPIYAVGPLLDLKGNPNPKLDQAQHDVILKWLDEQPHKSVVFLCFGSMGNSFVPSQIREIALGLKDSGVRFLWANNAGKQGLPEGFLEWMELEGKGMICVWAPQVEILGHKAIGGFVSHCGWNSILESLWFGVPILTWPIYAEQQLNAFRMVREWGVAVELRVDYRKGSDNVVAEEIEKGLKDLMDRDNIVHKKLQEIKEKARNAVVGGGSSFISVGKFVENVIGTN; encoded by the coding sequence ATGCAAAGGAAGTCCTACACCACACAGAAAGCACAAACAAAAATGGCTTTGAATGAGATGAACAAAAAATCAGAACTAATTTTCATTCCTACACCAGGGATTGGCCACTTAGCTTCATCACTTGAATTTGCAAAACTCTTAATCAACACTAACAACAACCTTTCCATCACAATCCTATGCATCAAATTCCCAGGCTTTCCCTTTGCAGATTCATACATCAAAACAGCTTTAGCCTCACAGCCTCAAATCCAACTCATTGATCTTCCTGATGTTGAACTTCCCCCACAAGAGCTGCTCAATTCTCCTGAGTTCTTCATCTTGACTCTCATGGAAAGTCTCGTACCTCATGTCAAAGCAACTATTCAAACCATTTTATCAGACAAAGTTGTTGGGTTAGTCCTAGATTTCTTCTGTGTTTCAATGATTGATGTTGGAAATGAACTTGGAATACCTTCCTATATATTTCTGACATCAAATGTTGGTTTTTTAAGTCTCATGCTTTCGCTTCAGAACCGCCGAATCGAGGATATTTTCGATGACTCCGACCTTGATCGTCAATTCTCGATTCATGGTTTCTCGATTCCAGTACCTTTTAAAGCTTTACCTGATGCTGTTTTTAACAAAGATGGTGGTTATGTTGCTTATTATAAACTTGCTGAGAGGTTTAGAGACACCAAAGGGATTATTGTTAATACTTTTTCAGATTTGGAACAATATTCAATTGATGCATTATCTAGTCATGATGAAAAAATTCCTCCTATCTATGCTGTTGGTCCTTTGTTAGATCTCAAGGGTAATCCTAACCCTAAGTTAGATCAAGCTCAGCATGATGTTATATTGAAATGGCTAGATGAACAGCCACATAAATCAGTTGTTTTTTTATGTTTTGGAAGCATGGGAAATAGCTTTGTTCCATCTCAAATAAGAGAAATAGCATTAGGACTTAAGGATAGTGGAGTTAGGTTTTTGTGGGCTAACAATGCAGGGAAACAAGGGTTACCAGAAGGGTTTTTAGAATGGATGGAATTGGAAGGTAAGGGAATGATATGTGTATGGGCACCACAAGTTGAGATATTGGGACATAAGGCTATTGGTGGATTTGTTTCACATTGTGGATGGAATTCTATTTTGGAAAGTTTGTGGTTTGGTGTTCCAATATTGACATGGCCTATTTACGCAGAACAACAGCTTAATGCTTTTAGGATGGTGAGAGAGTGGGGTGTAGCTGTGGAGTTGAGAGTGGACTATAGAAAGGGTAGTGATAATGTGGTGGCTGAGGAGATTGAGAAAGGGTTGAAGGATTTGATGGATAGGGATAACATTGTGCACAAGAAGCTTCAAGAGATTAAAGAGAAGGCTAGGAATGCTGTGGTTGGTGGTGGATCTTCTTTCATTTCTGTTGGAAAATTTGTTGAAAATGTTATAGGAACTAACTGA